One genomic window of Pecten maximus chromosome 3, xPecMax1.1, whole genome shotgun sequence includes the following:
- the LOC117324479 gene encoding uncharacterized transmembrane protein DDB_G0289901-like, with protein sequence MALLPLLFVVCSLSMVLSLHILPCEPGMAGPLGCDSFFSRQSGSPTVAIEPEFRDRGLGDQGFGERFGGINSDQFFDGGNQDQFFDGGAQDQIIVSGQDQFIGGGVQDPFMGGSGGTIVSGGFENGLGVLDNSFGNDQGILLDGSIGISNPRGDMGSFGMKNIGSRGIGMSSRFGKGKSRGVSSSISYPKGFSMSKKGRGSALSPSIGKSGRIGKGMLGIGRQRGYPKFQNNFIGMNRGISRSSLSYPKGGWSKGGMTKGRWNKGGWNKGGWNKGRWGIGGSRRWRGKGTYSPITMDRSYLKGIGKGRMSSMGNWGQRLSYPKGISRPSFTPSKRRSGGY encoded by the exons ATG GCCCTTCTTCCTCTGCTCTTCGTGGTATGTTCGCTGTCGATGGTGCTAAGTCTCCACATTCTTCCATGTGAACCAGGCATGGCTGGTCCTTTAGGCTGCGACAGTTTCTTCTCCAGGCAATCAGGGTCACCAACTGTTGCAATCGAACCCGAATTCCGAGATCGAGGCTTGGGTGACCAAGGATTTGGCGAGCGCTTTGGAGGGATAAATTCGGATCAGTTTTTCGACGGTGGAAATCAAGACCAGTTCTTCGACGGAGGAGCTCAAGATCAGATCATTGTCAGCGGACAGGATCAATTTATTGGAGGCGGTGTCCAGGATCCGTTTATGGGCGGCAGTGGTGGTACTATCGTATCTGGTGGGTTTGAAAATGGCCTTGGCGTCCTAGACAACTCATTCGGAAATGACCAGGGCATCTTGCTGGACGGAAGTATAGGCATATCAAACCCCAGAGGAGACATGGGCTCCTTCGGCATGAAAAATATCGGGTCCCGAGGAATTGGAATGTCAAGTAGGTTCGGCAAAGGGAAATCTCGCGGTGTATCATCCAGCATTAGTTATCCAAAAGGTTTCAGCATGTCGAAAAAAGGTCGTGGCTCAGCCTTGTCACCCTCTATTGGGAAATCGGGAAGAATCGGTAAGGGAATGTTGGGCATTGGAAGACAGAGAGGATATCCTAAATTCCAAAATAATTTCATTGGAATGAATAGGGGGATCTCTCGGTCGTCTCTGAGCTATCCTAAAGGTGGCTGGAGCAAAGGAGGAATGACCAAAGGCCGATGGAACAAGGGAGGATGGAACAAGGGAGGGTGGAACAAGGGACGATGGGGTATTGGTGGATCTCGAAGATGGAGAGGAAAGGGCACATACAGTCCCATCACTATGGACAGAAGTTACCTCAAGGGGATCGGAAAGGGTCGCATGTCAAGTATGGGAAACTGGGGTCAGAGATTGTCCTACCCGAAGGGGATTTCCAGGCCATCGTTTACACCAAGTAAAAGGCGTTCCGGTGGCTATTAA